CTTTAGGTTCTCAACGATCTCCTTCTTTGCAACCACCAATATCTTCTCCATCATGCTCGCTCACCCTGGTAGAACTGGTAGAGGTCGTCCCACGTGGGCGCGAGAGGCTTAAGCGATTTCACTTTGAACTTGCCGGCTATGGACGATAGCTCTTCGCCTATATCGCGGCTAGCCTGCACTCTAATCAAGTCGTTCTCCAGCGCAACGTAAGTTACACCGCTCAAACCTTTTAGCTCACGCAGAAGCTCTTCAGCTCCCGTCGCTACAGTGAGCTCGTAACCGTACCCCCTCGCCTCTCTATAGGCTCTCGAGAGCTCCTCCAGGCTCCCCTGAGCCAAAATCTTCCCAGCGCGAATCAGGGCGGCGTGAGTGCAGATGTAGCCTAGCTCGTGCAGTAGGTGCGTTGATACGAGAATCGTCTTACCCTGCTTAATCATTTCCTCCATCATCCTCTTGAATAGGGCCGCACCCTGCGGGTCGAGCCCCAGCGTGGGTTCATCAAGGAGGAGCAGCTCCGGGTCCTTGAGGAGCACCTGCGCTAAGGCGAGCCTTTGGGTCATCCCCCTGGAGAAGCCCTTAACCTTGGCGTTAGCCCAGTTCTTCAAACCAACGAGCTCGAGGACCTCGTTGATTCTCTGCTTGAGCTCAGACCTGGGTATGCCGTCGAGCTTACCCAGGTACTCTAGGTTTTCGCGCGCAGTCATGTGCTCGTAAAAGCCGTAGTTCTCGGGTAGAACGCCAACCCTCTTCCTAATCTCAATCGACTCCCTGACGCTATCGAAGCCGAGCACTCTCGCAGTCCCGCTTGTAGGCAGCTGCAGGCCTATCAGAATGGATATCAGCGTCGTCTTACCGCTGCCGTTCGGTCCGAAGAGGCCGAAGAGGACGCCCTTCGGAACGCGTAAACTGACGCCGTCCAGCGCTCTAACTTCACCGCCCCGGTCCCTGAAGACCTTCACTAGGTTCTCGGTCTCGATCACGTACTCGGCCATCCTCCCATCACCTCCTACCCAAGCGTCTGAAGGCTATCAGGACCGCTGCCGCTATGATCACAACCACTGCCGCTGCTACGTAAGCGGGGCTGCTTGCGGCTCTAACGTACACGTGCAAGTCCCTGCTTACCGGATCCAGCTGGTCAGCTCTTAATGTCAGTGTTACGTAGTAGTCGCCCGCGTCAAGGGTGGGATCGGTCGTCAGGGTGAGCGTGAATGTTGCGCTTTCACCTGGCTTCAGGAGGAGCACGTTCTGCGGCTCAATGCTTAACGTGAAGCCGCTGGGCACGCTGGTAGCCGTTAGCGCTAGGTTCGTTAAAGAGCTGTAGCCTGTGTTGCTGACAGTTAGCTGGAATGTGGAGGTGGAGCCTGGCGCCATTTCGAGGTAGAAGTTCTGGGTCACGAAGCTGAGCGCGTACCTGCCCAGGATGCCGAGGCTCAGCGTGACTTCATCGCTGGTTGACGGCGCGCTGACTCTCAGCTTGAAGCTCAGCGCGCCCGGGTCGGCTAGCGGGGGTACACTGACGGAGAGGTACAGCGTTGAGCTACCGCCAGCCGGCAGGTAAACCTGCGTCAGGACGTTGCCCTGAGCGTCAGAAACGGTCCAGGTGTAGCCTTGCGGTAAGCCGGTAACGTTGAAGACTGCTAGACAGTCAGCCTCGCCGAAGTTGGTGACTGTGAACTGGTACTTGGCGCTCTTACCGGCGTAAGCATCAACGTGTGGAGTTCCAGTCGAAATGCGTAGAGTGGGAGCTCCCGTAGCCACCATGACATTGATTGTTAACGTATCGACGAAATACGTGTCTAGGCCGACGAGGCTCAAGTTAACGCTGTAGAGTTTAGGCTCAGCCTCTCTCGGGACTGCGAGGTACAGCGTCGCCTGCAGGCTTTCACTGGGGTTTAAGCTGACGGCATCTACAACGTTGCCGGATGAATCCTTCACAACCCCATTCCACCCGCTCGGTAGATCGGCGTTCAACTTAGCCGTAAAGGGTACCGGGAGACTGTTCGCAAACCGCACCGGTATCTGCAGCATTCTCCCAGGGGTCGCGCGCAGGGACTTTAGCGGGGTGCTTATCAGATTGAGTGGCTCGTTTACGACTGTTACGTTTAGTTCTCTGACGTGCGTAATGAAGCCTGTGAAGCTGAGCTTTACTCGACACGTTGTTGTCTCCATGTAAGGGGTCTTGATCTGAAGCGTGAGGCTCTGTGCTTCACCGGGGCCTAGCAGGAGCCTGGTCACCCTCATGCCTCCAGCGTATAGCGCAACGTCGAGGTCGCAGCTCTTCTCGACGCTTACGGAGATGTTCTCTGCGCTAGCCCCCTTGTTGCTTAGAGAGACTGGGATAGATGCTGTGGACAGCACGGGCAGCTCGATTTGGGACGGTGTGA
This genomic window from Thermofilaceae archaeon contains:
- a CDS encoding ABC transporter ATP-binding protein encodes the protein MAEYVIETENLVKVFRDRGGEVRALDGVSLRVPKGVLFGLFGPNGSGKTTLISILIGLQLPTSGTARVLGFDSVRESIEIRKRVGVLPENYGFYEHMTARENLEYLGKLDGIPRSELKQRINEVLELVGLKNWANAKVKGFSRGMTQRLALAQVLLKDPELLLLDEPTLGLDPQGAALFKRMMEEMIKQGKTILVSTHLLHELGYICTHAALIRAGKILAQGSLEELSRAYREARGYGYELTVATGAEELLRELKGLSGVTYVALENDLIRVQASRDIGEELSSIAGKFKVKSLKPLAPTWDDLYQFYQGERA
- a CDS encoding NEW3 domain-containing protein, which codes for MKAVGLLTTITTILLAVLVLAQASIGVAGTVLNRDGLPIDGATVVVYDSNNNVVARSTTGADGRFWLALPSGTYTLRLSKPGYVDRVLTFTIGKQTLYTDLGDIVMDYSLTVSLTPSQIELPVLSTASIPVSLSNKGASAENISVSVEKSCDLDVALYAGGMRVTRLLLGPGEAQSLTLQIKTPYMETTTCRVKLSFTGFITHVRELNVTVVNEPLNLISTPLKSLRATPGRMLQIPVRFANSLPVPFTAKLNADLPSGWNGVVKDSSGNVVDAVSLNPSESLQATLYLAVPREAEPKLYSVNLSLVGLDTYFVDTLTINVMVATGAPTLRISTGTPHVDAYAGKSAKYQFTVTNFGEADCLAVFNVTGLPQGYTWTVSDAQGNVLTQVYLPAGGSSTLYLSVSVPPLADPGALSFKLRVSAPSTSDEVTLSLGILGRYALSFVTQNFYLEMAPGSTSTFQLTVSNTGYSSLTNLALTATSVPSGFTLSIEPQNVLLLKPGESATFTLTLTTDPTLDAGDYYVTLTLRADQLDPVSRDLHVYVRAASSPAYVAAAVVVIIAAAVLIAFRRLGRR